In Micromonospora purpureochromogenes, a single window of DNA contains:
- a CDS encoding PadR family transcriptional regulator, with amino-acid sequence MAESGVNPTAAALLGLLHEGPMTGGQLMAAAERRLAPYWSMTRSQVYRELPVLAERGFVRLGKPGPRMSQPYAITASGKRTFSRWLAENPGRDTIRNPIALRIAFGDLHSASQLKNLYASANEYHTEALAHVREQVKNAKKEGDTYDASALEFAVAYHKAALSWLKTAPVG; translated from the coding sequence ATGGCGGAATCCGGAGTCAACCCCACCGCGGCAGCTCTGCTGGGGCTGCTGCACGAGGGCCCGATGACTGGCGGCCAGCTGATGGCCGCCGCTGAGCGCCGACTGGCGCCGTACTGGTCGATGACCCGCAGTCAGGTCTACCGCGAGTTGCCGGTGCTGGCCGAGCGGGGTTTCGTGCGGCTGGGCAAGCCCGGGCCGCGGATGAGCCAGCCGTACGCGATCACCGCCAGCGGGAAACGGACATTTTCCCGCTGGTTGGCGGAGAACCCGGGTCGGGACACCATCCGCAACCCGATCGCCCTGCGGATCGCGTTCGGCGACCTGCACTCGGCCAGCCAGCTGAAGAACCTCTACGCCTCGGCCAACGAATACCACACCGAGGCCCTGGCGCACGTGCGCGAGCAGGTGAAGAACGCCAAGAAGGAGGGCGACACCTACGACGCCAGCGCGCTGGAGTTCGCCGTCGCCTACCACAAGGCGGCGCTTTCCTGGCTCAAGACCGCCCCGGTCGGCTGA
- a CDS encoding GNAT family N-acetyltransferase has translation MTPEIVESHEVRLRPFRLDDVADTATACADPLTRRFISGMPDPYTEQSARWWITEGAPAAWATGGAAYAIADPASDRLLGGIGLSQPVPARGQAEIGYWVAPWARGRGVATAATRALAGYAFAAGAARLELLTHEENAASMRVALAAGFRYEGVRRGANPTRGGGRHDLWAWVRLADDPAGPTPRALPDLPDGRLTDDVVTLRRLTPADTDALYRLHTLPEVVASRVRQVPPTRAGIARRCAVAESEWLVGSSADVALCDARTGELAGGCAMIYDEPATGQAMLGYSLLPEARGRGLATRAVRLLAEWAFGPVGLARLWAGTAPENVGSQRVLERAGFLREGLMRGRLPGRDGVRADIVLYALLADDPR, from the coding sequence GTGACCCCCGAGATCGTCGAGTCCCACGAGGTCCGGCTGCGCCCGTTCCGGCTCGACGACGTCGCGGACACCGCCACCGCCTGCGCCGACCCGCTCACCCGACGGTTCATCTCCGGCATGCCCGACCCGTACACCGAGCAGAGCGCCCGGTGGTGGATCACCGAGGGCGCGCCGGCCGCCTGGGCCACCGGTGGCGCCGCGTACGCGATCGCCGACCCGGCCTCCGACCGGTTGCTCGGCGGGATCGGGCTCAGCCAGCCGGTCCCGGCGCGGGGCCAGGCGGAGATCGGCTACTGGGTGGCGCCGTGGGCTCGCGGCCGGGGCGTGGCCACCGCCGCCACCCGGGCGCTGGCCGGGTACGCCTTCGCCGCCGGCGCCGCCCGGCTGGAACTGCTCACCCACGAGGAGAACGCGGCGAGCATGCGGGTGGCGCTCGCCGCCGGCTTCCGGTACGAGGGGGTCCGCCGGGGCGCGAACCCGACGCGCGGCGGCGGGCGGCACGACCTGTGGGCCTGGGTACGCCTCGCCGACGACCCCGCCGGCCCGACGCCCCGGGCGCTGCCGGACCTGCCCGACGGCCGGCTCACCGACGACGTGGTGACGCTGCGCCGGCTCACCCCGGCGGACACCGACGCGCTGTACCGGCTGCACACGCTGCCCGAGGTGGTGGCGAGCCGGGTACGGCAGGTCCCGCCGACCCGGGCGGGGATCGCGCGGCGCTGCGCCGTCGCGGAGAGCGAATGGCTGGTCGGCAGCTCGGCCGACGTCGCGCTCTGCGACGCGCGCACCGGGGAACTGGCCGGCGGCTGCGCGATGATCTACGACGAGCCGGCCACCGGCCAGGCGATGCTCGGCTACAGCCTGCTGCCCGAGGCGCGCGGCCGGGGGCTGGCCACCCGGGCGGTGCGGCTCCTCGCCGAGTGGGCGTTCGGGCCGGTCGGACTGGCCCGGCTCTGGGCCGGTACCGCGCCGGAGAACGTCGGCTCCCAGCGGGTGCTGGAGCGGGCCGGGTTCCTACGGGAGGGGCTGATGCGGGGTCGGCTCCCCGGCCGGGACGGAGTCCGGGCGGACATCGTGCTCTACGCGCTGCTAGCCGACGACCCGCGTTGA
- the prfB gene encoding peptide chain release factor 2, with the protein MTAADYAEQLKELDATLRNIEAVLNLDRLHEEKARLEEQASAPDLWDDQAKAQQVTSQLSYVNGEISKLGSLRSRLDDAGVLLELAEAESDPGVLSEVETEIGGLRKAIQDMEVRTLLSGEYDSREALVAIRAGAGGVDAADFAEMLLRMYLRWAERHGYPTEVYETSYAEEAGLKSATFTVKVPYAYGTLSVESGTHRLVRISPFDNQGRRQTSFAGVEVLPVVEQTDSIEIPENEMRIDVYRSSGPGGQSVNTTDSAVRLTHIPTGIVVTCQNEKSQLQNKASALRVLQARLLERKRQEEQAKMQGLKTEAAGSWGDQMRSYVLHPYQMVKDLRTEQETGNPSSVFDGDLDSFIEAGIRWRKQQQLANDAA; encoded by the coding sequence GTGACCGCTGCCGATTACGCCGAACAGCTCAAGGAACTCGACGCCACCCTGCGCAACATCGAGGCCGTGCTCAACCTCGACCGCCTGCACGAGGAGAAGGCCCGGCTCGAGGAGCAGGCGTCCGCGCCCGACCTGTGGGACGACCAGGCGAAGGCGCAGCAGGTGACCTCGCAGCTGTCCTACGTCAACGGCGAGATCAGCAAGCTGGGCAGCCTCCGCTCCCGGCTCGACGACGCCGGGGTCCTGCTGGAGCTGGCCGAGGCCGAATCCGACCCGGGGGTGCTCTCCGAGGTCGAGACGGAGATCGGTGGGCTGCGCAAGGCCATCCAGGACATGGAGGTCCGCACCCTGCTCTCCGGCGAGTACGACTCCCGGGAGGCGCTGGTCGCCATCCGGGCCGGCGCCGGCGGGGTGGACGCGGCCGACTTCGCCGAGATGCTGCTGCGGATGTACCTGCGCTGGGCCGAGCGGCACGGCTACCCGACCGAGGTCTACGAGACCTCGTACGCGGAGGAGGCCGGCCTGAAGTCCGCCACCTTCACCGTCAAGGTCCCGTACGCCTACGGCACGCTGAGCGTCGAGTCGGGCACCCACCGGCTGGTCCGGATCAGCCCCTTCGACAACCAGGGCCGCCGGCAGACCAGCTTCGCCGGTGTCGAGGTGCTGCCGGTGGTGGAGCAGACCGACAGCATCGAGATTCCCGAGAACGAGATGCGGATCGACGTCTACCGCTCCTCCGGCCCCGGTGGGCAGAGCGTCAACACCACCGACTCGGCGGTCCGGCTCACCCACATCCCGACCGGCATCGTGGTGACCTGCCAGAACGAGAAGTCCCAGCTGCAGAACAAGGCCTCCGCGCTGCGGGTGCTCCAGGCCCGGCTGCTGGAGCGCAAGCGGCAGGAGGAGCAGGCCAAGATGCAGGGCCTGAAGACCGAGGCCGCCGGCTCGTGGGGCGACCAGATGCGCTCGTACGTCCTGCACCCGTATCAGATGGTGAAGGATCTCCGAACCGAGCAGGAGACCGGCAATCCGTCCTCGGTCTTCGACGGGGACCTGGACAGCTTCATCGAGGCCGGCATCCGCTGGCGCAAGCAGCAGCAGCTCGCCAACGACGCTGCGTGA
- the secA gene encoding preprotein translocase subunit SecA, whose translation MSILEKVLSAGEGRMVRRLKAIAAAVNSIEDDYVDLTDDELRGLTEQYKERLADGETLDDLLPEAFATVREAAARVLGQRPYDVQVMGGAALHFGNIAEMKTGEGKTLTSVMAVYLNALSGKGVHVITVNDYLAQRDAAWMGRVHEFLGLTVGVVLPNRPSSEHRAAYECDITYGTNNEFGFDYLRDNMAWSKDELVQRGHNFAVVDEVDSILIDEARTPLIISGPAEHSARWYQEFAGVVARMQPGTDGEGDYEVDYAKRTIAVTERGVAKVEDRLGIDNLYESVNTPLVGYLNNAIKAKELYKRDKDYILSDGEVLIVDEFTGRILHGRRYNEGMHQAIEAKEGVEIKQENQTLATITLQNYFRLYEKLSGMTGTAQTEASEFNKVYKVGVVTIPTHRPMVRLDRADVIYKTERAKFNAVIEDIAERHQAGQPVLVGTVSVENSEILSQLLRRRGIPHSVLNAKFHAREAEIVAQAGRKGAVTVATNMAGRGTDILLGGNPEFLAASELRQRGLDPLENDEEYAKAMEEVLPAWKQACEAEAEEVAEAGGLYVLGTERHESRRIDNQLRGRAGRQGDPGESRFYLSLQDELMKRFRAGAVEAVMERFNIPEDVPIESKMVTRQIKSAQAQIEGQNAEIRKNVLKYDEVLNRQRQVIYAERLRVLNGEDLSDQVRNMIDDVITAYVTGATSDGYAEDWDLEQLWSSLKQLYPVGITIEEMEEEAGGARAGIDADFLLARLKEDAHTAYDRREEQLGEEAVRQLERMVLLQVIDRKWREHLYEMDYLQEGISLRAYAQRDPVIEYQREGFDMFATMMDGIKEETVGFLYNLEVQVQEPEPEAEEVQLLEKPVEIRAKGLNRAPQQQGLQYSAPAVDGEAGRGTPVIEHPEQQAPALGVGRSETPARPAAPGASGTPRRPAATGASGQAVAASTARRGSVPAERAEGGNGPSRNAPCPCGSGRKYKRCHGAPNGGA comes from the coding sequence GTGTCGATTCTGGAAAAGGTCCTTAGCGCGGGCGAGGGCCGTATGGTGCGCCGGCTCAAGGCCATCGCCGCCGCCGTCAACTCGATCGAGGACGACTACGTCGACCTCACCGACGACGAGCTGCGCGGCCTGACCGAGCAGTACAAGGAGCGGCTCGCCGACGGTGAGACTCTCGACGACCTGCTGCCCGAGGCGTTCGCCACGGTGCGCGAGGCGGCTGCCCGGGTGCTCGGCCAGCGGCCGTACGACGTCCAGGTGATGGGTGGCGCGGCGCTGCACTTCGGCAACATCGCCGAGATGAAGACCGGTGAGGGCAAGACCCTGACCTCGGTCATGGCGGTCTACCTGAACGCGCTCTCCGGCAAGGGCGTGCACGTGATCACGGTCAACGACTACCTGGCCCAGCGCGACGCCGCCTGGATGGGCCGGGTGCACGAGTTCCTCGGGCTGACCGTCGGCGTGGTGCTGCCCAACCGGCCGAGCAGCGAGCACCGCGCCGCGTACGAGTGCGACATCACCTACGGCACCAACAACGAGTTCGGCTTCGACTACCTGCGCGACAACATGGCCTGGTCGAAGGATGAGCTGGTGCAGCGCGGCCACAACTTCGCCGTGGTCGACGAGGTCGACTCGATCCTCATCGACGAGGCCCGGACCCCGCTGATCATTTCCGGCCCGGCCGAGCACTCCGCCCGCTGGTACCAGGAGTTCGCCGGCGTGGTGGCCCGGATGCAGCCGGGCACCGACGGCGAGGGCGACTACGAGGTCGACTACGCCAAGCGGACGATCGCGGTCACCGAGCGCGGCGTGGCCAAGGTCGAGGACCGGCTCGGCATCGACAACCTCTACGAGTCGGTGAACACCCCGCTGGTCGGCTACCTGAACAACGCGATCAAGGCCAAGGAGCTCTACAAGCGCGACAAGGACTACATCCTCAGCGACGGCGAGGTCCTGATCGTCGACGAGTTCACCGGCCGCATCCTGCACGGTCGTCGCTACAACGAGGGCATGCACCAGGCGATCGAGGCCAAGGAGGGGGTGGAGATCAAGCAGGAGAACCAGACCCTGGCCACCATCACCCTCCAGAACTACTTCCGCCTCTACGAGAAGCTCTCCGGCATGACCGGCACCGCCCAGACCGAGGCGAGCGAGTTCAACAAGGTCTACAAGGTCGGCGTCGTGACCATTCCGACGCACCGGCCGATGGTCCGCCTCGATCGGGCCGACGTCATCTACAAGACCGAGCGGGCCAAGTTCAATGCGGTCATCGAGGACATCGCCGAGCGGCACCAGGCCGGCCAGCCGGTGCTGGTCGGCACCGTGTCGGTGGAGAACTCGGAGATCCTCTCCCAGCTGCTGCGCCGCCGCGGCATCCCACACTCGGTGCTGAACGCGAAGTTCCACGCCCGGGAGGCGGAGATCGTCGCCCAGGCCGGCCGCAAGGGCGCGGTCACCGTCGCCACCAACATGGCTGGCCGTGGCACCGACATCCTGCTCGGCGGCAACCCCGAATTCCTCGCCGCCAGCGAGCTGCGCCAGCGCGGCCTCGACCCGCTGGAGAACGACGAGGAGTACGCCAAGGCGATGGAGGAGGTCCTCCCCGCCTGGAAGCAGGCCTGCGAGGCCGAGGCCGAGGAGGTCGCCGAGGCCGGTGGCCTCTACGTGCTCGGCACCGAGCGGCACGAGTCCCGCCGGATCGACAACCAGCTGCGCGGTCGGGCCGGCCGGCAGGGTGACCCGGGCGAGTCCCGCTTCTACCTGTCGCTGCAGGACGAGCTGATGAAGCGCTTCCGCGCGGGTGCGGTCGAGGCGGTGATGGAGCGCTTCAACATCCCGGAGGACGTGCCGATCGAGTCGAAGATGGTCACCCGCCAGATCAAGAGCGCCCAGGCGCAGATCGAGGGCCAGAACGCCGAGATCCGCAAGAACGTCCTCAAGTACGACGAGGTGCTCAACAGGCAGCGCCAGGTGATCTACGCCGAGCGGCTGCGGGTGCTCAACGGCGAGGACCTCTCCGACCAGGTCCGCAACATGATCGACGACGTGATCACCGCGTACGTCACCGGCGCCACCAGCGACGGCTACGCCGAGGACTGGGACCTGGAGCAGCTCTGGTCCAGCCTCAAGCAGCTCTACCCGGTGGGCATCACCATCGAGGAGATGGAGGAGGAGGCCGGCGGCGCCCGCGCGGGCATCGACGCCGACTTCCTGCTGGCCCGCCTCAAGGAGGACGCGCACACCGCGTACGACCGGCGTGAGGAGCAGCTCGGCGAGGAGGCGGTACGCCAGCTGGAGCGGATGGTGCTGCTCCAGGTGATCGACCGCAAGTGGCGCGAGCACCTCTACGAGATGGACTACCTCCAGGAGGGCATCAGCCTCCGGGCGTACGCCCAGCGCGACCCGGTCATCGAGTACCAGCGCGAGGGCTTCGACATGTTCGCCACCATGATGGACGGCATCAAGGAGGAGACGGTCGGCTTCCTCTACAACCTGGAGGTGCAGGTCCAGGAGCCGGAGCCGGAGGCCGAGGAGGTCCAGCTGCTGGAGAAGCCGGTCGAGATCCGGGCCAAGGGTCTCAACCGCGCGCCGCAGCAGCAGGGCCTGCAGTACTCCGCGCCCGCCGTCGACGGCGAGGCCGGCCGGGGCACCCCGGTCATCGAGCACCCGGAGCAGCAGGCGCCCGCCCTGGGCGTCGGTCGTTCGGAGACTCCGGCCCGTCCGGCGGCGCCGGGGGCGTCCGGCACTCCGCGTCGTCCGGCGGCCACCGGGGCGAGCGGTCAGGCCGTCGCGGCCAGCACCGCCCGCCGCGGGTCGGTGCCGGCGGAGCGTGCCGAGGGCGGCAACGGCCCGTCCCGCAACGCGCCCTGCCCGTGCGGCTCCGGCCGCAAGTACAAGCGCTGCCACGGCGCGCCCAACGGCGGCGCCTGA
- a CDS encoding Rv3235 family protein has translation MTDSRRPGPSRPPIRLRPAPVSDPPYVDESPDLWPCPSGQLALDLFGAAHQPAGRPPGRRHDSHPGPPRPRSGPPPGALATATPEAGRAAQRFVATFLEILNGYRPPGQLRSLVEPGRAAEVTEQLARASARTGRHRRRASRPVVHLRRLRVCEPRSAAVEAAAVLGGAGRTWALAVRLEHRRGGWLCTALQVL, from the coding sequence ATGACCGACTCCCGTCGTCCCGGCCCCTCCCGGCCCCCGATCCGGCTGCGCCCGGCCCCGGTCAGCGATCCGCCCTACGTCGACGAGTCGCCGGATCTCTGGCCCTGCCCCAGCGGCCAGCTCGCCCTCGACCTCTTCGGTGCCGCGCACCAGCCCGCCGGCCGCCCGCCCGGCCGGCGGCACGACTCCCACCCCGGGCCGCCCCGGCCCCGCTCCGGCCCGCCGCCCGGCGCCCTCGCCACGGCGACGCCCGAGGCCGGCCGTGCCGCCCAGCGGTTCGTCGCCACCTTCCTGGAGATCCTCAACGGCTACCGCCCGCCCGGGCAGCTCCGGTCCCTGGTCGAGCCCGGCCGGGCCGCCGAGGTCACCGAGCAGCTGGCCCGGGCGTCGGCCCGCACCGGCCGGCACCGGCGTCGGGCGAGCCGGCCGGTGGTGCACCTGCGCCGGCTCCGGGTGTGCGAGCCACGGTCGGCGGCCGTCGAGGCGGCCGCGGTGCTGGGCGGAGCCGGCCGCACCTGGGCCCTGGCGGTACGCCTCGAACACCGCCGGGGCGGCTGGCTCTGCACCGCCCTCCAGGTGCTCTGA
- the hpf gene encoding ribosome hibernation-promoting factor, HPF/YfiA family produces MDIVVKGRNVEVPDHYRVHVAEKLAKIERYDHKLIRVDVELFHERNPRQSDTCQRVEITCVSRGPVIRAEACTNDFYSALDAAIAKLDTRLRRAADRRRVHRGRHAPLSVAAATADLPVAELAAPSGGTATAVAERVEEPVDEYDDQPWHIARAKVHPAEPMTVDDALFQMELVGHDFYLFHDKESGRPSVVYRRHAYDYGIISLDI; encoded by the coding sequence GTGGACATCGTGGTCAAGGGCCGAAACGTCGAAGTGCCGGACCATTACCGGGTGCACGTAGCTGAGAAACTCGCAAAAATCGAACGCTACGACCACAAGCTCATCCGAGTCGACGTGGAGTTGTTCCACGAACGCAATCCCCGCCAGTCCGACACCTGCCAACGCGTGGAGATCACCTGTGTCTCCCGGGGGCCGGTGATCCGGGCGGAGGCCTGCACGAACGACTTCTACAGCGCGCTCGACGCGGCCATCGCCAAGCTGGACACCCGGCTGCGCCGGGCGGCAGACCGCCGCCGTGTGCACCGGGGCCGGCACGCGCCGCTCTCCGTCGCCGCCGCCACCGCCGACCTGCCGGTGGCCGAGCTGGCCGCCCCGTCCGGCGGTACGGCCACCGCGGTGGCCGAACGGGTCGAGGAGCCCGTCGACGAGTACGACGACCAGCCATGGCACATCGCCCGGGCCAAGGTGCACCCCGCCGAGCCGATGACCGTGGACGACGCCCTGTTCCAGATGGAACTGGTGGGGCACGACTTCTACCTGTTCCACGACAAGGAAAGCGGCCGGCCGAGCGTCGTCTACCGGCGGCACGCGTACGACTACGGCATCATCTCGCTCGACATCTGA
- a CDS encoding DUF6912 family protein, whose translation MSDELVRVYVPATVPMLARLREQGLSADQAHAVTPALREWYAEGDEEELEYVAFTRAAQDALQLLRQDPAAPRRRVVVSVDLPPSAVGRGDGDLGSSTVRLDQPVPVRSVAALHVDGADAVDDVAAAVEVVAEALAGDPDAQFTVDSAEDHELEWYDPSELDLLLRAAS comes from the coding sequence GTGAGCGACGAGCTGGTCCGGGTGTACGTCCCGGCGACGGTGCCGATGCTGGCCCGGCTGCGGGAGCAGGGGCTGTCGGCCGACCAGGCGCACGCCGTCACCCCCGCCCTGCGCGAGTGGTACGCCGAGGGCGACGAGGAGGAGCTGGAGTACGTCGCGTTCACCCGCGCCGCCCAGGACGCCCTCCAGCTGCTGCGGCAGGATCCGGCCGCGCCGCGGCGCCGGGTGGTGGTCTCGGTGGACCTGCCCCCGTCGGCGGTCGGCCGGGGCGACGGTGACCTCGGCTCCAGCACCGTGCGGCTCGACCAGCCGGTGCCGGTGCGGTCGGTGGCCGCGCTGCACGTGGACGGCGCGGACGCGGTGGACGACGTGGCCGCCGCCGTCGAGGTGGTCGCCGAGGCTCTGGCGGGCGACCCGGACGCCCAGTTCACCGTCGACAGCGCCGAGGACCACGAGCTGGAGTGGTACGACCCCTCCGAGCTGGACCTGCTGCTCCGCGCCGCCTCCTGA
- the pruA gene encoding L-glutamate gamma-semialdehyde dehydrogenase — translation MDAVFSVPEPRNEPVRTYEPGSADRERLQRRLTELAAERIDLPMTIAGEQRMAGGESIDVVQPHKHAHVLGVTGHATHDDARAAVKAAKDAAPMWRALPFEERAAIFLRAAELLAGPWRDTLNAATMLGQSKTAVQAEIDSACEFIDFLRFNVHFARRLLEEQPMSSPGVWNRFDHRPLEGFVYAVTPFNFTAIAGNLPSAPALLGNTVVWKPGPTQQFAAHFTMRLFEAAGLPPGVINMVTGRGEEVSDVVLADPDLAGIHFTGSTKVFQHLWRTVGENIAGYRGYPRLVGETGGKDFVVAHPSADVDALHTALIRGAYEYQGQKCSAASRAYVPRSLWEGGGLRDRLAATTDSLTYGDVTDFGNFGGAVIDEKAFSRHTAALELISGDDTCLILAGGTADDSVGYFVRPTLFECSDAAHETFTTEYFGPILGVHVFDDARFDDAVAQAESIAPYALTGSIFANDRRVVEAVAERMRYAAGNFYINDKPTGAVVGQQPFGGARASGTNDKAGSWLNLVRWLSPRTIKETFVPPTDHTYPHMG, via the coding sequence ATGGACGCCGTGTTCTCCGTACCCGAGCCGCGCAACGAGCCGGTACGCACCTACGAGCCGGGCAGCGCCGACCGGGAGCGCCTGCAGCGGCGGCTGACCGAACTCGCCGCCGAGCGGATCGACCTGCCGATGACGATCGCCGGCGAGCAGCGGATGGCCGGCGGTGAGTCGATCGACGTGGTCCAGCCGCACAAGCACGCCCACGTGCTCGGCGTCACCGGCCACGCCACCCACGACGACGCCCGCGCCGCCGTGAAGGCCGCCAAGGACGCCGCGCCGATGTGGCGCGCGCTGCCGTTCGAGGAGCGGGCCGCGATCTTCCTGCGCGCCGCCGAGCTGCTCGCCGGCCCCTGGCGGGACACCCTGAACGCCGCCACCATGCTCGGCCAGTCCAAGACCGCCGTCCAGGCGGAGATCGACTCGGCCTGCGAGTTCATCGACTTCCTCCGGTTCAACGTGCACTTCGCCCGGCGGCTGCTCGAGGAGCAGCCGATGTCGTCGCCCGGGGTGTGGAACCGCTTCGACCACCGCCCGCTGGAGGGCTTCGTCTACGCGGTCACCCCGTTCAACTTCACCGCGATCGCCGGCAACCTGCCCTCGGCGCCGGCCCTGCTCGGCAACACCGTGGTCTGGAAGCCGGGCCCGACCCAGCAGTTCGCCGCGCACTTCACCATGCGGCTGTTCGAGGCGGCCGGCCTGCCGCCCGGCGTGATCAACATGGTCACCGGGCGCGGCGAGGAGGTCTCCGACGTCGTGCTCGCCGACCCGGACCTGGCCGGCATCCACTTCACCGGCTCCACCAAGGTCTTCCAGCACCTGTGGCGGACCGTCGGCGAGAACATCGCCGGCTACCGGGGCTACCCGCGGCTGGTCGGCGAGACCGGCGGCAAGGACTTCGTGGTCGCGCACCCCAGCGCCGACGTCGACGCCCTGCACACCGCGCTGATCCGGGGCGCCTACGAGTACCAGGGCCAGAAGTGCTCGGCCGCCTCGCGGGCGTACGTGCCGCGTTCACTGTGGGAGGGCGGCGGGCTGCGCGACCGGCTGGCCGCCACCACGGACTCGCTGACCTACGGCGACGTCACCGACTTCGGCAACTTCGGCGGCGCGGTGATCGACGAGAAGGCGTTCAGCCGGCACACCGCCGCGCTGGAGCTGATCTCCGGCGACGACACCTGCCTGATCCTCGCCGGCGGCACCGCCGACGACTCGGTCGGCTACTTCGTCCGGCCCACCCTCTTCGAGTGCAGCGACGCCGCGCACGAGACGTTCACCACCGAGTACTTCGGTCCGATCCTCGGCGTGCACGTGTTCGACGACGCCCGCTTCGACGACGCGGTCGCCCAGGCCGAGTCGATCGCGCCGTACGCGCTGACCGGTTCGATCTTCGCCAACGACCGCCGGGTGGTCGAGGCGGTCGCCGAGCGGATGCGGTACGCGGCCGGCAACTTCTACATCAACGACAAGCCGACCGGCGCGGTGGTCGGGCAGCAGCCGTTCGGCGGCGCCCGGGCCAGCGGCACCAACGACAAGGCGGGCTCCTGGCTCAACCTGGTCCGCTGGCTGTCGCCGCGGACGATCAAGGAGACGTTCGTGCCGCCGACCGACCACACGTACCCGCACATGGGCTGA
- a CDS encoding GNAT family N-acetyltransferase, producing MEPVEIIEDGLLLRPWRATDADAVHRACQDPDIQRWTTVPRPYLPEHAHGFVTGIAATAWVEGTGAPFAVCDAGTGELLGSCGLVSIDRGLDSAEIGYWTAPWARGRGVTVRATRAVARWAFDALKLRRLVWQAEVGNHYSRLVALRAGFRVSGELRLAHPAEGGRTAGWIGSLLPGEVPAPGEPGPAGPDTLDARRAAVFGRPQPVLFATAGDTELRLRSMEERDLDAVVETCRDPDTVRWTTVPHPYEREHAEGFLRDFAEAAWARGTGAYYTVADSDDRYVASVDLRLGPDPLGGNVGFMTAPHARGRGYLPAAVAALAAWGFTTLGLARIEWLALVGNTASRRVAEKAGFSFEGTARARLTGRDGGRGDAWVAALLAEDLTS from the coding sequence ATGGAGCCCGTGGAGATCATCGAGGACGGCCTGCTGCTGCGCCCCTGGCGGGCCACCGACGCGGACGCCGTGCACCGCGCCTGCCAGGACCCGGACATCCAGCGCTGGACCACCGTACCGCGCCCGTACCTGCCGGAACACGCCCACGGGTTCGTCACCGGCATCGCCGCGACGGCCTGGGTCGAGGGCACCGGAGCCCCGTTCGCGGTCTGCGACGCCGGCACCGGCGAGCTGCTCGGCTCCTGCGGCCTCGTCTCGATCGACCGGGGCCTGGACTCCGCCGAGATCGGCTACTGGACCGCGCCCTGGGCGCGCGGGCGGGGTGTCACCGTGCGGGCCACCCGGGCGGTCGCCCGCTGGGCGTTCGACGCGCTGAAGCTGCGCCGGCTGGTCTGGCAGGCCGAGGTCGGCAACCACTACTCCCGGCTGGTCGCGCTGCGCGCCGGCTTCCGGGTCTCCGGCGAGCTGCGGCTGGCCCACCCGGCCGAGGGCGGCCGGACGGCCGGCTGGATCGGCTCGCTGCTGCCCGGCGAGGTGCCCGCGCCGGGAGAACCCGGGCCGGCCGGCCCGGACACCCTCGACGCCCGCCGGGCCGCCGTCTTCGGTCGGCCGCAGCCCGTCCTCTTCGCCACAGCGGGCGACACCGAGCTGCGGCTGCGCTCGATGGAGGAACGCGACCTCGACGCCGTCGTCGAGACCTGCCGCGACCCCGACACGGTCCGCTGGACCACCGTGCCGCACCCGTACGAGCGGGAGCACGCCGAGGGCTTCCTGCGGGACTTCGCCGAGGCGGCCTGGGCCCGGGGCACCGGGGCGTACTACACCGTTGCCGACTCCGACGACCGGTACGTGGCCTCGGTCGACCTGCGCCTCGGCCCCGACCCGCTCGGCGGCAACGTCGGCTTCATGACCGCCCCGCACGCCCGGGGCCGGGGCTACCTGCCCGCCGCCGTGGCCGCACTGGCCGCCTGGGGTTTCACCACCCTGGGCCTGGCCCGGATCGAGTGGCTGGCGCTGGTCGGCAACACCGCCTCCCGTCGGGTGGCGGAGAAGGCGGGGTTCTCGTTCGAGGGCACCGCCCGGGCCCGACTGACCGGCCGCGACGGCGGCCGGGGCGACGCCTGGGTGGCCGCGCTGCTCGCCGAGGACCTGACCTCGTGA
- a CDS encoding helix-turn-helix domain-containing protein — protein sequence MEPRFLLLSDVATELNVSDSQVYHMVRSGELPAIKIGGRGQWRVERAQLEEYIQRKYTETAEWVRGNPLADRDTE from the coding sequence GTGGAGCCGAGGTTTCTCCTGCTCTCCGACGTGGCCACCGAGTTGAACGTGTCGGACTCGCAGGTCTACCACATGGTGCGCAGCGGAGAGCTGCCGGCGATCAAGATCGGTGGGCGCGGCCAGTGGCGCGTCGAGCGCGCCCAACTGGAGGAGTACATCCAGCGCAAGTACACCGAAACCGCCGAGTGGGTACGCGGCAACCCGCTCGCCGACCGCGACACCGAGTAG